The following coding sequences lie in one Chelatococcus sp. YT9 genomic window:
- a CDS encoding FdhF/YdeP family oxidoreductase, producing MPDRATYQPYEQPTGGWGSVRSLVKHSTRQGAVPSAVGLFRDHNKTGGYMCTSCAWAKPAEPHIAEFCENGAKATFWDLTSKRTTPAFFSKYTVSQLLEWTDHGLENHGRLTQPMRYDPDSDKYVEVTWADAFTDIGQKLRSYAPKSVIFYASGRASLETSFMYQLLARFYGNNNLPDSSNMCHETTSVALPQSIGTPVGTVLLDDFAQTDCILSFGQNVGTNSPRLLHTLQEVSERQVPIVVFNPLRERGWEEFVNPQRPGQMVANKPTRIATQYYQPRAGSDIAVMLGMAKFLFAWDDEARLSGKIRVLDADFIATQTHGFAAFEAAVRALSWEEIIETSGLARDELRAAAQTYAKARSVIAIYGMGLTQHKLGIDSVQMLINLLLMRGNIGRAGAGICPVRGHSNVQGQRTVGIAEKVDLVPLDLMAERYGFEPPREDGMNTVEACEAIVAGEVSAFIGLGGNFVRAIPDRALMENKWRGLDLSVQVATKLNRSHLITARTSYILPTLVRSEIDEQATGPQIVTIEDSTTCIHASRGIHRPASEHLLSEPRIVAEIARATLPPTPKVPWDEWVGNYALVRDEIAAVFPDDFHDFNQRLNVPGGFPRPIGARDRRWDTDTGKANFKVPKALHASFDTGDDPSVVRLITLRSNDQFNTTIYGHTDRLRGIYHSRMIVMMNVKDRERFGIAKDGTARLTAAADDGIERSIGGLQVIDYNIPEGTIAAYYPECNALIPLWQFAEESKTPAAKSVPVRVTPERRSDGD from the coding sequence ATGCCTGACCGAGCCACCTATCAGCCGTATGAGCAGCCGACAGGCGGGTGGGGGTCGGTCCGTTCGCTGGTCAAGCATTCCACGCGCCAGGGCGCGGTCCCGAGCGCGGTGGGGCTCTTTCGCGACCATAATAAGACCGGCGGATATATGTGCACGAGTTGCGCATGGGCCAAGCCAGCGGAACCGCACATCGCCGAGTTCTGCGAGAATGGTGCAAAGGCGACGTTCTGGGACCTGACCTCGAAGCGCACGACGCCGGCCTTCTTTTCGAAATATACGGTGTCGCAACTGCTTGAGTGGACAGATCACGGTTTGGAGAATCACGGGCGATTGACGCAGCCGATGCGTTATGATCCCGACAGTGACAAATACGTCGAGGTCACATGGGCGGACGCTTTTACCGACATCGGCCAAAAGCTGCGATCTTATGCACCCAAAAGCGTCATCTTCTATGCCTCGGGGCGTGCTTCTCTCGAGACATCTTTTATGTATCAGCTTCTGGCCCGGTTTTACGGCAACAACAATCTCCCGGACAGCTCGAACATGTGTCACGAGACCACTTCGGTGGCTCTTCCGCAAAGCATCGGGACCCCGGTCGGGACCGTTCTTCTCGACGATTTCGCCCAAACCGACTGTATTCTCTCCTTTGGCCAGAACGTCGGAACCAACTCGCCGCGCCTGTTGCACACGCTGCAGGAGGTGAGCGAGCGCCAGGTCCCGATTGTGGTCTTCAACCCCTTGCGGGAGCGCGGCTGGGAGGAGTTCGTCAATCCGCAGCGCCCAGGCCAGATGGTTGCGAACAAGCCCACGCGTATCGCCACCCAGTATTACCAGCCGCGCGCCGGAAGCGACATTGCCGTCATGCTGGGAATGGCGAAGTTTCTGTTTGCGTGGGATGATGAAGCCCGGCTCTCAGGCAAGATCCGGGTTCTGGACGCGGACTTCATCGCGACGCAGACCCACGGCTTCGCCGCTTTCGAGGCCGCCGTACGTGCGCTGAGCTGGGAAGAGATCATCGAAACCTCCGGTCTGGCGCGGGACGAACTCCGGGCGGCCGCGCAGACCTATGCGAAGGCTCGATCCGTGATCGCCATCTATGGCATGGGCCTGACCCAGCACAAACTCGGCATCGACTCGGTGCAGATGCTGATCAACCTTCTCCTGATGCGCGGGAACATCGGGCGCGCGGGTGCGGGTATCTGTCCGGTGCGCGGCCACTCGAATGTTCAAGGTCAGCGCACGGTCGGCATCGCGGAGAAGGTGGATTTGGTGCCGCTCGACCTGATGGCGGAGCGCTATGGCTTTGAGCCGCCGCGAGAAGACGGGATGAACACGGTGGAGGCCTGCGAGGCGATCGTCGCCGGCGAGGTGAGTGCTTTCATTGGGCTCGGCGGCAATTTTGTGCGCGCCATACCTGACCGCGCGCTCATGGAGAACAAATGGCGTGGCCTCGATCTATCCGTACAGGTGGCGACCAAGCTCAACCGCTCCCATCTGATCACGGCGCGCACCTCCTACATCTTGCCGACGCTTGTGCGTTCGGAGATAGACGAGCAGGCGACCGGCCCGCAGATCGTGACGATCGAGGATTCAACCACCTGCATCCATGCGTCCCGGGGCATCCACAGGCCGGCAAGCGAGCACCTGCTTTCAGAACCGCGCATCGTCGCTGAGATCGCCAGGGCGACGCTCCCGCCCACGCCGAAAGTGCCTTGGGATGAGTGGGTCGGCAATTACGCCCTGGTGCGCGACGAGATCGCAGCAGTCTTCCCGGACGATTTCCACGACTTCAATCAACGGCTCAATGTGCCCGGAGGGTTTCCGCGACCGATCGGGGCACGCGACCGCCGATGGGACACGGACACCGGCAAGGCCAATTTCAAGGTTCCGAAAGCATTGCACGCCAGCTTCGACACAGGCGATGATCCGAGCGTGGTGAGGTTGATCACACTGCGCTCGAACGACCAGTTCAACACGACCATCTATGGGCATACAGACCGTTTGCGAGGCATCTATCACTCGCGCATGATCGTCATGATGAATGTCAAAGACAGAGAGCGCTTCGGCATCGCTAAGGATGGCACCGCACGTCTGACGGCCGCTGCTGATGACGGGATCGAACGCAGCATCGGTGGACTGCAAGTGATCGACTACAATATCCCCGAGGGTACGATCGCCGCTTACTACCCCGAGTGCAACGCCCTCATACCTCTTTGGCAGTTCGCGGAGGAGAGCAAGACCCCCGCCGCGAAATCGGTGCCGGTCCGGGTCACGCCAGAGCGACGGTCCGATGGAGACTAG
- a CDS encoding DMT family transporter, with translation MITRPAVGITLMLASSLLLTINDALTKLLLGRLPTGQIVLTQALITISVVLAISIHGRGAKLEVQSRPRQLLRALFNVGSLLTFVTGLMYLPLSIAIALSFANPLFVLLLAPATIGEKLDGARLMAVVVGFVGVLVVINPASGTLSLYALLPLASAACAAFRDIVTRRIAQTDATQATMLYSAAATALVGLIWSGGEFVMPAVNDALLLAIMSAAYLGALYCMIDALRYAGASTVSPFKYTSLIWAVALDQLIWMRPPALNVLIGAMIIVMAMIFIYRRERANAAIRSPVR, from the coding sequence ATGATCACGAGACCTGCTGTCGGCATCACGCTGATGCTCGCAAGTTCGCTGCTTTTGACAATCAACGATGCCCTGACGAAGCTTCTGCTCGGGCGTTTGCCGACTGGGCAAATCGTTCTCACCCAGGCATTGATCACAATCTCAGTTGTTCTGGCGATATCGATTCACGGGCGCGGAGCGAAACTCGAGGTGCAAAGCCGTCCAAGGCAGTTGCTTCGGGCACTCTTCAATGTGGGTAGCCTCCTCACTTTTGTGACTGGGCTCATGTATCTGCCGTTGTCGATCGCTATAGCACTCTCCTTTGCCAATCCTCTTTTCGTTCTGCTCCTCGCACCAGCGACTATCGGCGAAAAACTCGACGGCGCGCGCCTTATGGCTGTTGTCGTCGGCTTTGTGGGCGTGCTGGTCGTGATCAATCCAGCATCGGGAACTTTATCGCTCTATGCCCTGCTGCCTTTGGCATCCGCTGCCTGCGCGGCTTTTCGTGACATCGTCACTCGTCGCATCGCCCAGACCGATGCGACCCAAGCCACGATGCTGTATTCGGCAGCCGCGACGGCACTGGTGGGGCTAATCTGGTCAGGGGGTGAATTCGTTATGCCCGCCGTCAATGATGCGCTGTTGCTGGCCATCATGTCGGCGGCTTATCTCGGCGCGCTTTATTGTATGATCGATGCCTTGCGCTATGCCGGCGCATCAACGGTGTCTCCGTTCAAGTATACATCACTCATTTGGGCCGTGGCGCTCGATCAGCTCATTTGGATGCGGCCACCCGCACTCAATGTGCTTATTGGAGCGATGATCATCGTCATGGCGATGATCTTCATCTACAGGAGAGAGCGCGCGAATGCAGCCATCCGTTCGCCCGTCAGGTAA
- the nadE gene encoding ammonia-dependent NAD(+) synthetase, whose translation MTDQERIIEALGVARNFDAALEARRRIDFLATYLRASGLRTYVLGISGGVDSLAAGLLAQRAVEGLRSAGYDAKFLAVRLPYGAQADEKDAQRALDTIGADEILRVDIKPAADAMLACLKHAGAELGDAGREDFLLGNVKARQRMIVQFALAGAHRGLVIGTDQAAEALMGFFTKFGDGAADIVPLYGLNKRRVRALASNLGAPSDLVAKIPTADLENLAPLRPDEEAYGVTYDQIDDFLEGRLIDEAARARILAFYVNTAHKRELPVAPPVAR comes from the coding sequence ATGACAGACCAAGAGAGAATTATAGAAGCCTTGGGCGTTGCCCGGAACTTCGACGCAGCGCTGGAAGCACGCCGGCGCATTGATTTTCTCGCCACATATCTGCGCGCGTCAGGCCTCAGGACCTATGTGCTAGGGATCAGCGGCGGTGTGGATTCGTTGGCAGCGGGGCTATTGGCTCAACGTGCGGTCGAAGGCCTTCGAAGCGCGGGGTACGATGCGAAATTCCTCGCTGTCCGCCTCCCCTACGGGGCGCAAGCGGATGAAAAGGACGCTCAGAGAGCTCTGGATACGATCGGTGCGGACGAGATTCTGCGGGTGGACATCAAGCCCGCTGCCGACGCGATGCTGGCCTGTCTGAAGCACGCCGGCGCTGAGCTAGGCGACGCGGGGCGGGAGGACTTTCTGCTCGGAAACGTCAAAGCTCGGCAGCGGATGATTGTGCAGTTTGCACTTGCCGGCGCCCATCGCGGTCTGGTCATCGGCACCGATCAGGCGGCGGAAGCGTTGATGGGCTTCTTTACCAAGTTCGGGGATGGTGCGGCCGACATCGTGCCGCTTTATGGGCTTAACAAGCGCAGGGTCCGTGCCTTGGCATCGAACCTTGGAGCGCCAAGCGATCTTGTTGCAAAAATTCCAACCGCCGATCTTGAGAATCTTGCTCCCCTTCGCCCCGATGAAGAGGCGTACGGCGTCACTTACGATCAGATCGATGATTTTCTGGAGGGGCGCCTCATCGACGAGGCCGCCCGCGCACGGATCTTGGCCTTCTATGTGAATACAGCGCATAAGCGAGAGCTCCCCGTGGCGCCGCCCGTTGCCCGGTGA
- a CDS encoding isochorismatase family cysteine hydrolase: MRKLENGLLFGPLHDRWVHLCIDMQRMFAEPTEWHTPWMGRVLPNVVSLTELNPARTIFTRFIPPPSADDVGGSWKRYYNKWESMTRNRLDPELLELVPDLSRFVPPAAVEDKRVMSAWHGALHPRLRAAGVDALIVSGAETEVCVLATVMGAIDLGYRVIIVADAICSGADTTHDAMLEIYESRFGTQVEMVTTSTLLAAHLDGML, translated from the coding sequence GTGAGAAAACTCGAGAACGGTCTATTGTTCGGACCGCTGCACGACCGCTGGGTGCATCTCTGCATTGACATGCAGCGCATGTTCGCCGAGCCGACAGAGTGGCACACGCCTTGGATGGGCCGGGTTCTGCCGAATGTCGTGAGCCTTACCGAACTCAATCCCGCGAGGACGATCTTCACGCGTTTCATACCACCCCCGTCCGCAGACGACGTCGGTGGTTCCTGGAAGCGATACTACAACAAATGGGAGTCGATGACACGCAATCGGCTTGATCCGGAATTGCTTGAACTCGTTCCCGACCTGTCGCGGTTCGTACCGCCGGCTGCCGTAGAGGACAAACGCGTCATGTCCGCGTGGCACGGTGCCCTGCATCCTCGGTTACGCGCCGCTGGCGTCGATGCACTGATCGTGTCTGGCGCAGAGACCGAGGTATGCGTGCTCGCCACGGTGATGGGTGCCATCGACCTTGGCTATCGCGTGATCATCGTCGCCGACGCGATCTGCTCCGGCGCGGATACGACCCACGACGCTATGCTGGAGATTTACGAGAGCCGTTTCGGCACGCAGGTTGAGATGGTCACCACTTCCACCCTCCTGGCCGCTCACCTGGACGGCATGCTGTAA
- a CDS encoding sugar O-acetyltransferase: MTLKTQKQKMLAGELYIADDPELAADNRRISEWLDRYNATSTRSQPERQALLEEAFASVGEGCNIRPPFFCDYGYNISLGRGVFLNFNCCILDVVKVTIGDMTQIGTAVQILTPDHPRDPAQRRRMLESGRPVVIGENVWIGSGAIILPGVTIGDDAIIGAGSVVTRDVPPGAVAVGNPARLRP; this comes from the coding sequence ATGACCCTCAAGACCCAGAAGCAGAAGATGTTGGCTGGTGAGCTGTACATTGCTGACGACCCTGAACTCGCCGCCGACAACAGGCGCATTTCTGAATGGCTGGATCGCTACAATGCCACGAGCACGAGAAGCCAACCTGAGCGGCAAGCGCTTCTTGAGGAAGCTTTTGCCAGCGTGGGAGAAGGCTGCAATATTCGTCCGCCATTCTTTTGTGACTACGGCTATAACATCAGTTTAGGCCGCGGCGTTTTCCTCAATTTCAACTGCTGTATTCTGGATGTCGTCAAGGTCACGATCGGTGATATGACTCAAATCGGCACCGCTGTACAGATTCTGACGCCCGACCATCCAAGAGATCCTGCCCAACGAAGGCGGATGCTCGAGTCCGGTCGTCCAGTCGTGATCGGTGAAAACGTCTGGATTGGAAGCGGAGCCATTATCCTACCAGGTGTGACGATCGGTGATGACGCAATCATCGGGGCCGGCAGTGTCGTCACCCGCGATGTACCGCCCGGTGCGGTTGCTGTCGGCAACCCGGCCCGGCTCAGACCATGA
- a CDS encoding 2Fe-2S iron-sulfur cluster-binding protein, translated as MRQPSKLALQLTINGDSNSLEVSPEVTLLDLLREGLHLTGTKKGCDHGQCGACTVLVNGRRINSCLKLAVTLDGAEITTIEGLASGTRMHPLQNAFVERDAFQCGYCTPGQICSAQGLINEGRAATQEDIRELMSGNLCRCGAYTNIADAIEDVLHGDRTVFKEAAE; from the coding sequence ATGCGCCAGCCATCGAAGCTTGCCCTGCAGCTCACAATAAACGGCGACAGCAACTCACTGGAAGTATCGCCCGAAGTTACCCTGCTCGATCTGCTGCGCGAGGGGCTGCATCTTACCGGCACCAAAAAGGGGTGCGACCACGGCCAGTGCGGCGCCTGCACGGTTTTGGTCAACGGGCGCCGGATAAACTCCTGCCTTAAGCTCGCTGTCACGCTGGATGGCGCGGAAATCACCACCATCGAGGGGCTGGCGAGCGGAACACGCATGCATCCTCTTCAAAACGCTTTCGTCGAGCGTGATGCATTTCAGTGCGGCTACTGCACGCCCGGACAGATTTGCTCTGCACAAGGACTGATAAACGAGGGCAGGGCCGCGACGCAGGAGGACATCCGGGAGCTGATGAGTGGCAATCTCTGTCGCTGTGGTGCCTATACCAACATCGCCGATGCCATTGAGGATGTGCTCCACGGCGACCGCACGGTGTTCAAGGAGGCGGCGGAATGA
- a CDS encoding xanthine dehydrogenase family protein subunit M encodes MIPFDYHRAATLEEAISLGAEPETRFLAGGTNIIDLMKETVERPVRVVDIGRLGLDAIEELPEGGLRLGALAPNADTAYHPLVERDYPLLSSAILAGASPQLRNAATNGGNINQRTRCYYFYDVATPCNKRVPGSGCSAVGGVNRNHAILGTSEACIATHPSDMCVALAALNAVVQVSGPAGNREIPFAEYHRLPGDEPQRDNTLTRGELVTAIDLPAEHFREHYSYLKLRDRLSYAFALVSVAAVLSLDGEKVLDARVALGGVAHKPWRMREAEEMLIGSPVSERQFAAFAERLVEGAVGRGANDFKIELAKRAISRALTQAAAGTPQSQVDKKIA; translated from the coding sequence ATGATCCCCTTTGACTACCATCGTGCGGCGACCTTGGAGGAGGCTATAAGCCTCGGTGCCGAGCCTGAGACACGTTTCCTCGCCGGTGGCACCAACATCATCGATCTGATGAAGGAGACGGTCGAGCGACCGGTCCGAGTGGTTGACATCGGACGCCTCGGCCTCGACGCAATCGAGGAATTGCCGGAGGGCGGCTTGCGGCTTGGCGCGCTCGCGCCGAACGCCGACACGGCGTATCATCCGCTCGTCGAGCGCGACTATCCTCTGCTGTCGTCGGCTATTCTGGCTGGTGCAAGCCCACAATTGCGCAATGCCGCCACGAACGGAGGCAATATCAATCAGCGCACGCGCTGTTACTACTTCTATGATGTCGCGACGCCCTGCAACAAGCGCGTTCCTGGTTCGGGCTGCAGCGCGGTGGGCGGCGTCAATCGCAACCATGCCATCCTCGGAACAAGCGAAGCCTGCATCGCAACCCACCCCTCGGACATGTGCGTTGCGTTGGCGGCGCTCAACGCTGTCGTGCAGGTCAGTGGGCCAGCGGGTAACCGCGAGATCCCGTTTGCCGAATATCATCGGCTACCTGGTGACGAACCGCAGCGGGACAACACGCTCACGCGTGGCGAGCTGGTCACCGCAATCGACCTGCCGGCGGAGCATTTCCGCGAACATTATTCCTACCTTAAGCTCCGCGATAGGTTGTCCTACGCCTTTGCGCTGGTTTCGGTCGCGGCGGTGCTCTCCCTGGACGGTGAGAAGGTCCTCGATGCGCGCGTGGCGCTTGGCGGTGTCGCACACAAGCCTTGGCGGATGCGTGAAGCGGAGGAAATGCTCATCGGTTCGCCGGTGTCCGAACGGCAGTTCGCCGCCTTCGCTGAACGCCTCGTTGAGGGCGCAGTGGGGCGCGGCGCTAACGATTTCAAGATTGAACTTGCGAAGCGCGCCATCTCGCGGGCGCTGACCCAGGCGGCTGCCGGCACGCCGCAGTCCCAGGTCGACAAGAAGATCGCGTGA
- a CDS encoding xanthine dehydrogenase family protein molybdopterin-binding subunit gives MTIVARAENGIGRPVSRIDGPDKVTGRARYAAEHSADEMVYGWIVSSTIAKGRIVRIDDAAARTIGGVLDILTHENRPHIAWFDRSYRDEVAPPGEPFRALYDEQVHFSFQPVALVLAETLEAARAGAVLLQVHYEATEHTTDFIAALPNAYVPKKKRSGIPMPSDRGDARRAFAAAPIRTVTDYTFPAHHHNPMEMHGTTVVWPGDGSILVYDKTQGPQNVQSYLASVFGLPKGKVTVRNPFVGGAFGSGLRPQYQVYLATMAALHLKRSVRVAMTRQQMVSHVHRPELFQSVSLGVNEEGALQSVINKATTATSTYEDYMENIVNWGLMAYRCPDAAGDYTLVALDTPTPGDMRAPGAASGMNVFECAIDEIAYAAKIDPLAFRRLNYTDVDPMSDKPFTSKALRQAYDLGATAFGWHDRPIEPRSMQDGHELTGWGMATGTWDAQFMKTSARARLSANGNLEVATAASDIGTGTYTILAQIASDALGVNLDDVTVKIGDSDLPASPVEGGSWMAASAGAAVNLACKTVGRKLFEAARALDTSPFAGLDFDDVSLTGRRMIVRDHDALSMPIAEIMTRANLPSLEADETASPGIRGMVGQMTKARGTHSAVFAEVKVDDQLGVVRVTRVVVAVAAGRILNPKTARSQILGGVVMGLGMALHEETLMDHRFGRPMNHNLAEYHIPAHADVEHIDVIFVEERDEEVSPLGVKGLGEIGIVGTAAAVSNAIFHATGRRVRHFPITLDKLL, from the coding sequence ATGACCATCGTTGCACGAGCAGAGAATGGCATCGGCAGGCCCGTCAGCCGCATCGACGGCCCTGACAAGGTTACTGGACGGGCGCGCTACGCGGCCGAGCATTCGGCCGATGAGATGGTCTATGGCTGGATCGTCTCAAGCACGATTGCCAAAGGTCGCATTGTGCGTATCGACGACGCAGCGGCGCGTACAATAGGCGGTGTCCTGGACATCCTCACCCACGAGAACCGGCCTCATATTGCGTGGTTCGACCGAAGCTATCGCGATGAGGTCGCACCTCCCGGCGAACCTTTTCGGGCTCTCTATGACGAGCAGGTTCATTTCAGCTTCCAACCCGTTGCGTTGGTGTTGGCGGAAACACTTGAAGCAGCGCGCGCCGGGGCAGTCCTTCTTCAAGTCCACTACGAGGCGACGGAGCATACCACCGACTTCATCGCTGCGCTGCCGAACGCCTATGTGCCGAAGAAGAAGCGATCCGGCATACCGATGCCGTCCGATCGTGGCGATGCGAGGCGAGCGTTCGCCGCTGCACCCATTCGTACGGTAACAGATTATACGTTCCCCGCGCATCACCACAATCCGATGGAGATGCATGGCACCACGGTCGTTTGGCCCGGCGATGGTTCCATACTCGTTTATGACAAGACGCAGGGACCGCAAAACGTCCAGTCATATCTCGCCAGCGTGTTCGGCTTGCCGAAAGGCAAGGTCACGGTGCGCAATCCGTTCGTGGGAGGCGCTTTTGGATCGGGCCTGCGGCCGCAATACCAGGTGTATCTCGCCACCATGGCGGCGCTGCACCTGAAGCGATCGGTCCGCGTTGCGATGACCCGCCAGCAGATGGTCAGCCACGTCCACCGGCCGGAGCTGTTCCAGTCCGTATCCCTCGGGGTCAATGAGGAGGGCGCGCTTCAGTCAGTCATCAACAAGGCCACAACGGCGACGTCCACGTACGAAGACTATATGGAGAACATCGTCAACTGGGGTTTGATGGCCTATCGCTGTCCGGACGCAGCGGGCGATTATACGCTGGTCGCGCTCGATACTCCCACCCCCGGTGACATGCGGGCGCCGGGCGCGGCGTCGGGCATGAACGTGTTCGAATGCGCAATCGACGAGATTGCTTACGCGGCGAAGATAGATCCGCTCGCGTTTCGAAGGCTGAACTATACCGACGTCGATCCGATGTCGGACAAACCCTTCACCTCAAAGGCACTCCGGCAGGCTTACGATCTCGGTGCAACGGCGTTCGGATGGCACGATCGCCCAATCGAACCTCGCAGCATGCAGGATGGACACGAACTCACCGGTTGGGGCATGGCGACCGGGACGTGGGACGCGCAGTTCATGAAGACCTCCGCGCGAGCCCGACTTTCTGCTAACGGCAACCTTGAGGTTGCCACTGCCGCTTCCGACATCGGGACGGGTACCTATACGATTCTGGCCCAGATCGCATCCGACGCGCTCGGGGTGAACCTCGACGATGTAACCGTTAAGATCGGCGATAGCGACCTCCCAGCTTCTCCCGTCGAAGGCGGATCTTGGATGGCCGCTTCGGCCGGTGCCGCTGTGAATCTCGCTTGCAAGACGGTCGGGCGCAAGTTGTTCGAAGCCGCGAGAGCACTCGACACCTCGCCTTTTGCCGGCCTTGATTTTGACGACGTGAGCTTGACCGGCAGGCGCATGATAGTTCGCGATCACGATGCCCTCTCCATGCCGATCGCTGAGATCATGACCCGCGCCAATCTGCCGTCTCTGGAGGCAGATGAGACCGCATCGCCTGGTATCCGCGGAATGGTCGGGCAGATGACGAAAGCGCGCGGCACGCACAGCGCTGTCTTCGCCGAGGTGAAGGTGGACGACCAACTAGGCGTAGTCCGTGTCACTCGCGTGGTGGTCGCGGTCGCTGCCGGTCGTATCCTCAACCCGAAGACGGCGCGCAGCCAAATTCTCGGTGGCGTCGTGATGGGGCTCGGGATGGCGCTGCACGAGGAAACGCTGATGGATCATCGCTTCGGCCGACCGATGAATCACAACCTCGCCGAGTACCACATCCCGGCACATGCGGATGTCGAGCACATCGACGTCATCTTCGTCGAGGAAAGAGACGAAGAGGTCTCGCCGCTCGGCGTCAAGGGCCTTGGCGAAATCGGCATCGTTGGCACCGCAGCCGCGGTTTCCAATGCCATTTTTCACGCGACGGGCAGGCGGGTGCGTCATTTTCCCATCACGCTGGACAAGTTGCTCTAG
- a CDS encoding SDR family oxidoreductase, with protein MRVLVNGAGGLIGTAICSRLIAEGHEVVRAVRAIPHGLNTPYSTVIVDMADTSGMDRWSHILEHVDALLNCAGVLQDAPNDHTAMVHAAGAGALFRACDRAGVRRVIHFSAIGVDRAQPSAFSASKLSGDELLMELDLDWVILRPSVVLGRPVYGASALFRGLAALPILPLMPNTGQLQVVQLDEVVETVVHFLQPDRPTRIALDLAGPDALAMEEVVAQYRRWFGWKPARMINLPLSVARCLYRLGDGASALGWRPPMRTNAAREITRGATGDPGPWKAATGIEPRSLGAALAMSPPTVQDRWFARLYFLKPAIFTVLPLFWILTGIISLTTGWQSGVELLVGTIVGSLASPLVVAGALADIAVGTLIAFRRMARAGLWGALSICVFYAVAGTILRPDLWNEPLGPLMKILPIFLLHLVALAILEER; from the coding sequence ATGAGAGTACTCGTGAATGGAGCTGGCGGTCTCATCGGAACTGCAATCTGCTCGCGATTGATTGCTGAAGGGCATGAGGTGGTGCGCGCTGTGAGGGCCATCCCTCACGGGCTAAACACCCCCTACTCCACCGTTATAGTGGATATGGCTGATACCTCCGGAATGGACCGATGGAGTCATATCCTCGAACACGTCGATGCATTGCTCAACTGCGCCGGCGTCTTGCAAGACGCGCCGAACGATCACACGGCGATGGTTCATGCGGCGGGGGCTGGCGCTTTGTTCCGTGCCTGCGACCGAGCCGGGGTACGGCGGGTCATCCATTTTTCCGCGATTGGCGTCGATCGGGCGCAGCCTTCGGCATTTTCCGCCAGCAAACTTTCCGGCGACGAACTCCTCATGGAGCTTGATCTGGATTGGGTGATTCTGAGACCATCCGTGGTGCTCGGACGACCCGTTTATGGTGCAAGCGCCTTGTTTCGCGGGCTCGCCGCACTCCCGATCCTCCCACTCATGCCGAATACTGGGCAGCTTCAAGTTGTTCAGCTCGATGAAGTCGTTGAAACAGTCGTCCATTTCCTCCAGCCCGATCGCCCCACGCGCATTGCCCTTGACCTCGCCGGCCCGGATGCTCTCGCTATGGAGGAGGTGGTCGCGCAGTATCGAAGATGGTTTGGATGGAAACCAGCTCGCATGATCAACCTCCCGCTTTCTGTTGCACGCTGCCTATACCGCCTTGGTGATGGTGCGAGTGCGCTGGGATGGCGCCCGCCAATGCGTACCAACGCCGCTCGCGAGATCACGCGGGGGGCAACTGGGGATCCGGGACCCTGGAAAGCTGCCACCGGTATCGAGCCGCGAAGCCTCGGCGCGGCGCTCGCCATGAGCCCTCCCACGGTCCAGGACCGGTGGTTTGCCCGGCTCTATTTTCTGAAGCCGGCGATCTTCACGGTATTGCCGTTGTTCTGGATCCTGACCGGGATCATATCGCTGACCACGGGTTGGCAGAGCGGAGTGGAGCTTCTTGTCGGGACCATCGTCGGCTCTCTGGCGTCGCCCTTGGTTGTCGCGGGCGCCCTGGCTGATATTGCGGTCGGCACACTCATCGCGTTTCGCCGGATGGCCCGCGCGGGGCTATGGGGAGCGCTCAGCATCTGCGTCTTCTACGCGGTAGCCGGCACCATCCTACGTCCGGATCTTTGGAACGAGCCGCTTGGCCCGCTGATGAAAATACTGCCGATCTTCCTCCTCCACCTCGTCGCACTTGCAATTCTGGAGGAGCGATAG
- a CDS encoding DUF2269 family protein codes for MLYFALKYLHVVGAAVLLGTGAGIAFFLLLAHRTGNPATVAAVARIVVIADFLFTATAVVAQPITGVALAWHVGYSLWEGWILLSILLYIVTGLFWLPVVWMQIEMRNLASAAAEASQSLPPRYHQLFRLWFIFGFPAFGAVALIFWLMITRPAIEWFGTG; via the coding sequence GTGCTTTATTTCGCTCTCAAGTATCTGCATGTGGTCGGTGCGGCTGTTCTTTTGGGGACAGGCGCCGGCATCGCCTTCTTCCTGCTGCTCGCGCATCGAACCGGAAATCCAGCAACGGTGGCAGCTGTCGCCCGCATCGTCGTTATCGCCGATTTCCTCTTCACAGCGACAGCGGTGGTGGCGCAGCCGATTACCGGCGTCGCGCTTGCCTGGCATGTCGGCTATTCCCTCTGGGAAGGTTGGATCTTACTTTCAATCCTTCTCTACATCGTTACCGGCCTGTTCTGGCTTCCGGTTGTCTGGATGCAGATTGAAATGCGCAACCTCGCCTCGGCCGCGGCAGAGGCGAGCCAGTCGCTCCCGCCTCGCTACCACCAACTTTTCAGACTATGGTTTATCTTCGGGTTCCCCGCCTTCGGTGCAGTTGCGTTGATCTTCTGGCTCATGATCACGCGCCCGGCGATCGAATGGTTCGGCACTGGTTGA